A genomic stretch from Myxococcales bacterium includes:
- a CDS encoding glycoside hydrolase family 92 protein has translation MRFFQSCAWAFLLLTAIAFLASCAADDDDDDSGQNGLDDDSSPTDDDDDDNDNDDDSSPGDDDNDDNDDTTPADVLDEVDPYIGTGGLGYGYAAAYPGAKYPHGMITLNPNTTRNGFNPYQQEFSGYNYSDPQIRGFVHTQLFGVGGPAEGNLLVMPMKEKPAGDIREAMFRSAFAKETEIATPGYYSAYLDDAQTRVELAAAANSGVERFTYAAGVSPYFIVWPSYYQIDGWTYDSLIEIDAGEQAISGWIDYSGAQNKSDGYVVYYALTFSRPFTDSAVWHYGGPAEAGTSLQAPDAGAYVGFAATAEPLIVKVAISFQSVAQARANLAAQVADADFDTVWLAARAAWEEELGKIEVRGGTPRLRRMFYTALYHTHMMPSDFTEANNRYFGYDGQTHDSGSRRYYTEMSLWDTYRTYHPFLDLLDPVRAADLLQSLTDMYVQGGTVPRWAGAVRDTGSMIETPAHIVFGEAYLKGVRDFDYQTAYEGCYAQATGGSARDCLDQYINLHFLPEDQCYRGVSHITEACRADAALSKWADALGLPADAALFLERSRYYRNHFDPATGFLRPKNADGSWDTPFFPDNPFNEHYVEGDAWQYTFCAEHDLEGLSALFGSTAAMTAKLEEAFQLAADGPPGIVLPGSYYWAGNEPDIFYPYIFAQAERPDLTQKWTRWIVATKFGDGPDGLPGNDDGGTMSSWLLFTMLGFFPLNGTDIYLIGSPLFDEAVLHLPDGDLIVTATDNSPENLYVQAVRLNGELLADPWFTHDRIAAGGTLEFEMGPQPAAAAKPLGK, from the coding sequence ATGCGGTTTTTTCAATCCTGCGCCTGGGCCTTCCTGTTGCTTACGGCCATCGCGTTCCTGGCGTCGTGCGCCGCTGATGATGACGACGACGATTCCGGCCAAAACGGCCTTGATGATGATTCGTCACCGACCGACGACGACGATGACGATAACGATAACGACGATGATTCGTCACCCGGCGATGACGACAACGACGATAACGACGACACCACGCCGGCCGACGTTTTGGACGAGGTCGATCCGTACATCGGCACCGGCGGTCTCGGTTACGGCTACGCGGCGGCGTATCCGGGCGCGAAATATCCGCATGGCATGATCACCCTGAACCCCAACACCACCCGCAACGGCTTCAACCCGTATCAGCAGGAGTTTTCCGGCTACAACTATTCCGATCCGCAAATCCGCGGGTTCGTCCACACCCAGCTCTTCGGGGTCGGCGGACCCGCCGAGGGCAACCTGCTGGTCATGCCGATGAAGGAAAAGCCCGCCGGCGACATCCGGGAGGCGATGTTCCGCAGCGCCTTTGCCAAGGAAACCGAAATCGCGACGCCCGGCTACTACTCGGCCTACCTCGACGACGCGCAAACGCGGGTCGAACTGGCGGCGGCGGCCAATAGCGGCGTCGAGCGATTCACTTACGCGGCCGGCGTTTCCCCTTACTTCATCGTCTGGCCGTCGTATTACCAGATCGACGGCTGGACGTACGACTCCCTGATTGAAATTGATGCGGGCGAGCAGGCGATCTCGGGTTGGATCGATTACAGCGGCGCCCAAAACAAATCCGACGGCTACGTGGTCTACTATGCCCTGACCTTCTCGCGGCCGTTCACCGATTCGGCGGTCTGGCATTACGGCGGGCCGGCGGAAGCGGGAACTTCGTTGCAAGCGCCCGACGCGGGCGCCTACGTCGGTTTCGCCGCCACCGCGGAACCGTTGATCGTCAAGGTCGCCATCAGTTTCCAAAGCGTCGCGCAGGCGCGGGCCAACCTGGCCGCGCAGGTCGCCGACGCCGATTTCGATACCGTGTGGCTCGCCGCCCGCGCGGCCTGGGAAGAAGAACTGGGCAAAATCGAGGTCCGCGGCGGCACGCCGCGGCTGCGACGCATGTTTTACACCGCGCTGTATCACACCCACATGATGCCGTCCGATTTTACCGAGGCGAACAACCGCTACTTCGGTTACGACGGGCAGACGCACGATTCCGGGAGCCGCCGCTATTACACCGAAATGTCGTTGTGGGATACCTACCGCACCTATCATCCGTTCCTGGATCTGCTCGATCCGGTCCGCGCCGCCGATCTGCTGCAATCGCTGACCGACATGTACGTGCAGGGCGGCACCGTTCCCCGCTGGGCCGGCGCGGTCCGCGACACCGGCTCGATGATCGAAACGCCCGCCCATATCGTCTTCGGCGAGGCCTATCTGAAAGGCGTCCGCGATTTCGACTACCAGACCGCCTACGAAGGCTGCTACGCCCAGGCCACCGGGGGCAGCGCCCGCGACTGCCTCGATCAATACATCAACCTGCATTTTCTGCCCGAGGATCAGTGCTACCGGGGAGTCAGTCACATCACCGAAGCCTGCCGGGCCGACGCCGCCCTGTCGAAGTGGGCCGACGCCCTGGGCTTGCCGGCGGACGCGGCGCTGTTTTTGGAACGCAGCCGCTATTACCGCAACCATTTCGATCCCGCGACCGGCTTCCTGCGCCCGAAAAACGCCGACGGCTCGTGGGATACCCCGTTTTTTCCGGATAACCCGTTCAACGAACACTACGTCGAAGGCGACGCCTGGCAATATACCTTCTGCGCGGAGCACGATCTGGAAGGCCTGAGCGCCTTGTTCGGATCGACAGCGGCCATGACGGCCAAACTGGAGGAGGCGTTTCAACTGGCGGCCGACGGTCCACCGGGAATCGTTCTGCCGGGCAGCTACTATTGGGCGGGAAACGAGCCGGACATTTTCTATCCGTACATTTTCGCCCAGGCCGAGCGGCCCGATCTGACGCAGAAGTGGACGCGCTGGATCGTCGCGACCAAGTTCGGCGACGGGCCCGACGGCCTGCCGGGCAACGACGACGGCGGCACGATGTCGTCCTGGCTGCTGTTCACTATGCTGGGATTTTTCCCGCTCAACGGCACCGATATCTATTTGATCGGCAGCCCACTGTTCGACGAGGCGGTGCTGCATCTGCCGGACGGCGATTTGATCGTCACCGCGACCGACAACAGCCCGGAAAACCTGTACGTCCAGGCGGTCCGATTGAACGGTGAACTGCTGGCCGATCCCTGGTTCACCCACGACCGGATCGCCGCCGGCGGAACCCTCGAATTCGAAATGGGACCGCAACCGGCCGCAGCCGCCAAACCGCTCGGAAAATGA
- a CDS encoding VCBS repeat-containing protein, whose translation MRRLFVSLAVFSFWFALLSPARAAVTQMPGWPQEVTGNVTFGETCGLVLANVDADPDLEVIVATAGQQLHVWKLDGAKVFTAALTGLAQTVPAVGDVNGDGDPEIVVATRDASGGSPTPTVYVFAGDGTKLAQKALPHGGASNSPPTLADLDGDGALEILVDERGSSTGWLHAWDGDLNSIGGSWPVVLDHVPATSAAVGDIDGVAGLEVAICSYSSLWVVDADGIAQANFPRTIAGEGYSYGSPALADLDGDGRLEIVTTTHGDFNRVHVTTADGAELAGWPYDLGDAWTFAPPAVGDIDGDGGLEVVAGRSGGTIADDNLFVIRADGTDFAPFPYRMTGGAEGSYVLADITGDDRLEILFTNNLLDDNQGYLFAVDADAQPLAGWPLRPAGFTYLNGATLADVNGDGVPEIGAVGSANGVESVNLYRSPDYTFGPGGVHWRTYQADDRHSGLYHPVYPGDDDDDDTTGDDDDDDNDDNDDATDDDATDDDATDDDTSGDDDSTGNGTGDDDNDDDSSGGCGF comes from the coding sequence ATGCGACGACTCTTCGTTTCCCTCGCGGTGTTTTCGTTCTGGTTCGCTCTGTTGTCGCCGGCCCGGGCGGCCGTCACCCAAATGCCCGGTTGGCCGCAGGAAGTGACGGGCAACGTCACCTTCGGCGAAACGTGCGGCCTGGTGCTGGCGAACGTCGACGCCGACCCTGATCTGGAAGTCATCGTCGCCACGGCCGGCCAGCAGCTCCACGTCTGGAAACTGGACGGCGCCAAGGTCTTCACCGCCGCCCTAACCGGCCTGGCGCAGACCGTCCCGGCGGTCGGCGACGTCAACGGCGACGGCGATCCCGAGATCGTCGTGGCAACGCGTGACGCCTCCGGCGGCTCGCCCACGCCCACGGTGTACGTCTTCGCCGGCGACGGCACGAAACTCGCCCAGAAAGCCCTGCCCCACGGCGGCGCGTCCAACAGCCCGCCGACCCTCGCCGATCTCGACGGCGACGGCGCGCTCGAAATCCTGGTCGACGAACGCGGCAGCTCCACCGGCTGGCTGCACGCCTGGGACGGCGACCTGAATTCGATCGGCGGCTCCTGGCCGGTTGTGTTGGACCACGTGCCGGCGACCAGCGCCGCGGTGGGCGACATCGACGGCGTCGCAGGCCTGGAAGTGGCGATCTGCTCGTACAGCAGCTTGTGGGTGGTCGACGCGGACGGCATCGCCCAGGCGAACTTCCCCCGGACCATCGCGGGCGAAGGCTACAGCTACGGTTCGCCGGCGCTGGCCGACCTGGACGGCGACGGTCGGCTGGAGATCGTCACCACGACGCACGGCGATTTCAACCGCGTGCACGTCACGACGGCCGACGGCGCGGAACTGGCCGGCTGGCCGTACGACCTGGGCGACGCCTGGACCTTCGCGCCGCCCGCGGTGGGCGACATCGACGGTGACGGCGGCCTCGAAGTGGTGGCCGGGCGCTCCGGCGGCACGATCGCCGACGACAACCTGTTCGTGATCCGCGCCGACGGCACCGATTTCGCGCCATTCCCGTACCGGATGACCGGCGGGGCGGAAGGCAGTTACGTGCTGGCCGACATCACCGGCGACGACCGGTTGGAAATCCTCTTCACCAACAACCTGCTGGACGACAACCAGGGCTACCTGTTCGCCGTCGACGCCGACGCGCAACCGCTCGCCGGCTGGCCGCTGCGCCCGGCGGGCTTCACCTACCTCAACGGCGCCACGCTGGCCGACGTCAACGGCGACGGCGTGCCGGAAATCGGGGCGGTGGGTTCCGCGAACGGCGTGGAGTCGGTCAATTTGTACCGCTCGCCCGATTACACGTTCGGCCCCGGCGGCGTTCATTGGCGCACCTACCAGGCCGACGACCGGCACAGCGGCCTCTATCACCCCGTTTACCCGGGCGACGACGATGACGACGACACGACCGGCGATGACGACGATGACGACAACGACGACAACGACGACGCGACCGACGACGACGCGACCGACGACGACGCGACCGACGACGACACCTCGGGCGACGACGATTCCACCGGGAACGGAACCGGCGACGACGACAACGATGACGACAGTTCCGGCGGTTGCGGATTCTAA